In one window of Cydia pomonella isolate Wapato2018A chromosome 16, ilCydPomo1, whole genome shotgun sequence DNA:
- the LOC133526728 gene encoding PI-PLC X domain-containing protein 3 isoform X2: MGETKDLKLETWMRDLPEQLKDMPFIYLAIPGSHDSMTYGITRSSGLAPDAEPILHRLYPLFRGTIMRWTITQSLDTLQQLLIGIRYLDLRLATKPGTEEFFFTHGLYAEEISGALRQVKDFVDTHPEEVVILDLQHFYGFTPTDHQRLMRLLINMYGPKLVPRHLDLRSVTLNSLSRLNQQVIVVYRNESVYTTSEFWQPQMLPSPWPRQEKASGLLWFLENIRRHPGTGFVHQAVLTPTPSFIVLRWTSNLRAKCAAPVVKEVLPELSEFSPGPPGRSGRTPLNVVIADFVDMSDAVFPRTVINLNNKLLQNRDVVYHSYG; encoded by the exons ATGGGCGAAACAAAGGACCTTAAATTAGAAACATGGATGAGAGATCTGCCAGAACAGCTGAAGGATATGCCATTTATATACCTTGCTATACCGG GGAGTCATGACTCCATGACATATGGCATCACTCGGTCAAGCGGGCTGGCCCCTGATGCTGAGCCCATCCTCCACAGACTGTACCCTCTGTTCCGAGGTACGATAATGCGCTGGACCATTACACAGAGCCTTGATACGTTGCAGCAACTTCTCATTGGCATTAG ATACCTTGACTTAAGATTAGCCACCAAGCCTGGCACTGAAGAATTCTTCTTTACTCACGGACTTTATGCTGAGGAGATATCTGGTGCTTTGAGACAAGTCAAGGACTTTGTTGACACACACCCTGAGGAG GTAGTAATTCTCGACCTGCAACACTTCTACGGTTTCACTCCAACAGACCACCAGCGGCTGATGCGTCTCCTCATCAACATGTACGGCCCCAAACTGGTCCCGAGACATCTGGACCTGCGCAGTGTCACGCTTAACTCGCTCAGCAGATTGAACCAGCAG GTAATAGTGGTATACCGCAACGAATCAGTGTACACGACGAGTGAATTCTGGCAACCGCAGATGCTTCCATCACCATGGCCTCGACAAGAAAAAGCGTCGGGCCTGCTGTGGTTCCTGGAGAACATCCGGCGCCACCCCGGTACCGGCTTCGTGCACCAGGCCGTGCTCACACCGACGCCCAGCTTCATCGTACTGCG GTGGACATCAAATCTTCGTGCGAAATGCGCAGCGCCAGTAGTCAAAGAAGTCCTACCCGAGCTCTCGGAGTTCTCCCCCGGGCCGCCCGGCCGCTCGGGCCGCACGCCGCTCAACGTCGTCATCGCGGACTTCGTCGACATGTCCGACGCCGTCTTCCCCAGAACCGTCATCAACCTCAACAATAAGCTCCTGCAAAATAGGGACGTAGTCTACCATAGCTATGGGTGA
- the LOC133526729 gene encoding uncharacterized protein LOC133526729 has product MVIKVGINSFGRIGRVIFRTCTEHSDIEVSAINDPVIDLEYMCYLIKFDSTHGKFSGTVSHEADEIKVNGQSIKVFHHKAPADIPWHEAGVQYVVEASGMFTSVEKASGHLTSEGVRRVVVTAPSADAPMLILGVNENSIKPDMKVISCASSTLYCLAPIIKVLEDAYGVGDGFVTSIHAMTPSLKPLDGLCVRGKHWRDHRSIHQNIIPAATGACRALGKILPACRDRLAGLAFRVPVVNGSVLDITLRLNKNTSIAEISKTIEDSNNSLLRNIIQVSKEKAVSSDFLGDTHSCVLDTDSSLQIKPNFFKLICWYENEYSYSCRVIDTVLFLETQFQAQILTPTRLMYMRPVPSNLQNIENSQGDVRRPYVSFCVPGLLNNRPNIKPSLQSLEMKATTAQYSIHHQSIGPPSIRGNKESIKSYIDRLTKCKCNEKQNIDDNIRIDSKDDNEHKVENCFKKIEKEVSEMLNIAEDLLNKSSSKKLLVAKKSKKICIKESKNRDIMRKNIIAKISDTLEKIREVKIDTLNTDITGAHKKLDVDDYLDKVSLPTDADSLSNSQLKLRKSNSQTKTVNSNISLNTLMYKKYPDSRDVANFPLTNDNTFYISNDLKSEYHTNVHDEDDTSTVATIVSEKLENTLKFLNNTTQGKSKVTNHFSKKCNERSDSIKRNGRNEIKCNTSENKDKTETVVSISNLNMDRKAESDSKEDVKQECIELKETVGLNNIHEARNNNNDIKNVDGKATEKFMNSPGCSSSTIGNVSEKSFSGIISSYATVSKNNSSYRTQDIYDKLDSESMSDSGSSYRIREKTSQVINITDLTYSLEDLPRLDKICRVIEISDELSDKMFSPLADDNYDNTTNRKWSFQDLCERIKYDEFFNGLFEKSAS; this is encoded by the exons ATGGTAATAAAAGTGGGAATCAACAGCTTTGGCCGAATTGGCAGAGTTATATTTAGAACTTGTACTGAACACTCGGATATAGAA GTTTCGGCAATCAACGACCCAGTCATCGACCTAGAGTACATGtgctatttaataaaatttgattcTACGCACGGGAAATTCTCCGGGACCGTGTCACACGAAGCCGATGAAATAAAAGTCAATg GCCAGTCTATAAAGGTGTTCCACCACAAGGCGCCGGCAGACATACCGTGGCACGAAGCCGGTGTGCAATATGTTGTGGAAGCTTCTGGTATGTTCACCAGCGTGGAAAAGGCGTCG GGTCATTTGACCAGCGAAGGAGTCAGGAGAGTGGTAGTAACGGCCCCGAGCGCGGATGCGCCTATGCTCATACTGGGCGTCAACGAAAACAGCATAAAACCGG ATATGAAAGTAATATCATGCGCCTCCAGCACCCTTTACTGCCTGGCGCCCATCATCAAGGTTCTAGAAGACGCGTATGGAGTAGGCGACGGGTTCGTGACCAGTATACACGCCATGACGCCGTCGCTCAAGCCACTGGATGGCCTGTGTGTTCGAGGCAAG CACTGGCGCGACCACCGCAGCATCCACCAGAACATCATCCCCGCAGCGACGGGCGCGTGCCGCGCGCTCGGCAAGATCCTCCCCGCCTGCAGGGATCGGCTCGCCGGCCTGGCCTTCCGAGTGCCCGTCGTCAACGGCTCCGTGCTCGACATCACGCTTAG GTTGAATAAGAACACCAGTATAGCAGAAATATCCAAAACTATAGAAGATTCAAATAACTCCTTATTACGAAACATTATACAAGTGTCCAAAGAGAAGGCCGTATCATCCGACTTCTTGGGAGACACGCATTCCTGCGTTTTAGACACCGATTCGAGCCTGCAAATAAAACCTAACTTTTTCAAACTAATATGTTGGTACGAGAATGAGTACTCTTACTCGTGTAGAGTCATTGACACAGTGTTATTCTTAGAAACACAGTTCCAAGCACAGATTCTTACACCTACTAGACTCATGTACATGAGACCCGTACCCAGTAACCTTCAGAATATAGAAAATAGCCAAGGAGATGTTAGAAGACCATACGTTTCGTTCTGTGTACCTGGATTATTGAACAATCGCCCAAATATTAAACCTAGCTTACAAAGCCTTGAAATGAAAGCCACAACTGCACAATATTCTATACATCATCAATCAATCGGTCCACCATCTATTCGGGGAAACAAAGAATCCATTAAATCCTATATTGACAGACTTACGAAATGCAAATGTAATGAAAAGCAAAATATAGATGACAATATAAGGATAGATTCAAAGGATGATAATGAACACAAGGTAGagaattgttttaaaaaaatcgagAAAGAGGTTTCTGAAATGTTAAACATAGCTGaagatttgttaaataaatcgTCCAGTAAAAAACTGCTGGTAGCAAAGAAATCAAAAAAGATATGTATAAAAGAATCGAAAAACAGAGACATaatgagaaaaaatattatagcaaaAATTTCAGACACCCTTGAAAAAATTAGGGAGGTGAAAATAGACACACTAAACACTGATATTACCGGAGCTCATAAGAAATTAGACGTCGACGATTATCTAGATAAAGTAAGCCTGCCTACTGACGCCGATTCACTCAGCAACTCTCAACTTAAATTGCGGAAGTCTAACTCACAGACTAAAACTGttaattctaatatttcattgaataCATTGATGTACAAAAAATACCCAGATTCTCGCGATGTTGCAAATTTTCCATTAACTAAcgataatacattttatattagtAACGATCTGAAATCTGAATATCATACAAATGTTCACGATGAAGACGATACGAGTACAGTGGCAACTATAGTGAGTGAAAAACTAGAGAATACACTAAAATTTTTGAATAACACCACACAGGGTAAATCAAAAGTAACTAATCATTTTTCAAAGAAGTGTAATGAGAGAAGTGATAGCATTAAACGAAATGgtcgaaatgaaataaaatgtaacacaTCTGAAAATAAAGACAAAACTGAAACTGTTGTGAGcatttctaatttaaatatggaCAGGAAAGCAGAATCTGACTCTAAAGAAGATGTGAAACAAGAATGTATTGAACTGAAAGAAACTGTAggcttaaataatattcatgagGCTCGAAACAAcaataatgatattaaaaacgtAGATGGCAAAGCGACTGAAAAGTTTATGAACTCTCCAGGATGCTCTAGCAGCACAATAGGAAATGTTTCCGAAAAATCTTTCAGTGGTATCATTTCTAGTTACGCTACTGTAAGCAAAAATAATAGCTCATACAGAACACAAGATATTTATGATAAATTGGACAGTGAAAGCATGTCGGACTCTGGAAGTTCTTATAGAATACGCGAGAAAACTTcacaagttataaatattacagatttGACTTATTCACTAGAGGATTTGCCGCGCTTAGATAAGATTTGCAGAGTTATTGAAATATCCGATGAGTTATCAGACAAGATGTTTTCTCCCCTCGCCGACGATAACTACGACAACACCACAAACAGAAAATGGTCATTTCAAGATTTGTGTGAAAGAATAAAGTATGACGAGTTTTTCAATGGATTGTTTGAAAAGTCTGCATCATAG
- the LOC133526728 gene encoding PI-PLC X domain-containing protein 3 isoform X1, which produces MKLASCLLVAAFVMGETKDLKLETWMRDLPEQLKDMPFIYLAIPGSHDSMTYGITRSSGLAPDAEPILHRLYPLFRGTIMRWTITQSLDTLQQLLIGIRYLDLRLATKPGTEEFFFTHGLYAEEISGALRQVKDFVDTHPEEVVILDLQHFYGFTPTDHQRLMRLLINMYGPKLVPRHLDLRSVTLNSLSRLNQQVIVVYRNESVYTTSEFWQPQMLPSPWPRQEKASGLLWFLENIRRHPGTGFVHQAVLTPTPSFIVLRWTSNLRAKCAAPVVKEVLPELSEFSPGPPGRSGRTPLNVVIADFVDMSDAVFPRTVINLNNKLLQNRDVVYHSYG; this is translated from the exons ATGAAGCTGGCTTCATGTTTACTTGTCGCAG CATTCGTAATGGGCGAAACAAAGGACCTTAAATTAGAAACATGGATGAGAGATCTGCCAGAACAGCTGAAGGATATGCCATTTATATACCTTGCTATACCGG GGAGTCATGACTCCATGACATATGGCATCACTCGGTCAAGCGGGCTGGCCCCTGATGCTGAGCCCATCCTCCACAGACTGTACCCTCTGTTCCGAGGTACGATAATGCGCTGGACCATTACACAGAGCCTTGATACGTTGCAGCAACTTCTCATTGGCATTAG ATACCTTGACTTAAGATTAGCCACCAAGCCTGGCACTGAAGAATTCTTCTTTACTCACGGACTTTATGCTGAGGAGATATCTGGTGCTTTGAGACAAGTCAAGGACTTTGTTGACACACACCCTGAGGAG GTAGTAATTCTCGACCTGCAACACTTCTACGGTTTCACTCCAACAGACCACCAGCGGCTGATGCGTCTCCTCATCAACATGTACGGCCCCAAACTGGTCCCGAGACATCTGGACCTGCGCAGTGTCACGCTTAACTCGCTCAGCAGATTGAACCAGCAG GTAATAGTGGTATACCGCAACGAATCAGTGTACACGACGAGTGAATTCTGGCAACCGCAGATGCTTCCATCACCATGGCCTCGACAAGAAAAAGCGTCGGGCCTGCTGTGGTTCCTGGAGAACATCCGGCGCCACCCCGGTACCGGCTTCGTGCACCAGGCCGTGCTCACACCGACGCCCAGCTTCATCGTACTGCG GTGGACATCAAATCTTCGTGCGAAATGCGCAGCGCCAGTAGTCAAAGAAGTCCTACCCGAGCTCTCGGAGTTCTCCCCCGGGCCGCCCGGCCGCTCGGGCCGCACGCCGCTCAACGTCGTCATCGCGGACTTCGTCGACATGTCCGACGCCGTCTTCCCCAGAACCGTCATCAACCTCAACAATAAGCTCCTGCAAAATAGGGACGTAGTCTACCATAGCTATGGGTGA